From a region of the Leishmania major strain Friedlin complete genome, chromosome 4 genome:
- a CDS encoding putative tyrosine phosphatase produces the protein MPTASASREPLVPSINFSMVCPGVYRSGYPTKKNYSFLCALRLRSILYLCPEDYAESNLKFCEENGIHVLRFPTEGNKEPFCDVSEPLMHRILSAICDTRNLPLLIHCNKGKHRTGTVVACLRHLQGWSLVSIFEEYKRFASDKARVGDQQYVELYHPIVKLTPPFVALWVTVTPRVTLVTSDRELMEAEAMQLGYSLLAPDKHLMKNGSSTNKSTAPTAAAASGAASVTAAPAAAAAATAGSGPTVAVSTSGPSAAGAMQQQQPSQPVTSAASASASNSGHSLAPSLMATAATPAAADR, from the coding sequence ATGCCTACCGCCTCTGCGTCACGAGAGCCCCTCGTGCCGTCGATCAACTTCTCTATGGTGTGCCCTGGCGTGTACCGAAGCGGCTACCCAACCAAGAAGAACTACTCCTTTCtctgtgcgctgcggctgcgcagcatctTATACCTCTGCCCGGAGGACTACGCTGAGAGCAATCTCAAGTTCTGCGAGGAGAACGGCATTCATGTCCTGCGCTTCCCGACGGAGGGCAACAAGGAGCCCTTCTGTGATGTCTCGGAGCCCCTGATGCACCGCATTCTCAGCGCCATCTGCGACACTCGCAACCTCCCCCTGCTCATCCACTGCAACAAGGGCAAGcaccgcaccggcaccgtcgTGGCCTGCTTGCGTCACCTGCAAGGCTGGTCGTTGGTGTCCATCTTCGAGGAGTACAAGCGGTTTGCCAGCGACAAGGCTCGAGTCGGGGATCAGCAGTACGTCGAGCTCTACCACCCCATCGTGAAGCTGACCCCGCCGTTTGTGGCGTTGTGGGTAACCGTGACGCCGCGTGTGACGCTCGTGACGTCCGACCGTGAACTcatggaggcggaggcgatgcagcTCGGGTACAGCCTCCTCGCACCGGACAAGCACCTCATGAAGAatggcagcagcacgaaCAAATCAACGGCACcgacagcggctgcggcgtccggcgccgcctctgtcacggcggcaccagcggctgcggccgccgctaccGCGGGTAGCGGTCCGACGGTCGCAGTATCCACATCCGGTCCTTCAGCTGCGGGAgccatgcagcagcagcagccgtcacAGCCCGTCACGTCTGCGGCCTCGGCGAGCGCCAGCAACAGCGGCCACTCCCTAGCGCCCTCCCTTATGGCTACGGCAGCAacaccagcggcggctgaCCGATAG